In a genomic window of bacterium:
- a CDS encoding type II secretion system F family protein — translation MKNFFYSAQDKKGTIQTGVIEAQDALSAKKHLEQQSLLVLWIKEKQEGSFTFFKKVSVGAKAVFMRQLATMLKAGFPIDKALAIIETETQNKYFQEIVGNVGEQVRAGNSLSKAMESYSDVFEPVIIAVVRSGEASGNLPEVFETLAKILEDEAHFSSSLWSALLYPIFVVAAMLVVGFLVITDFVPRIKVLFEEANVDLPWQTKLVVGVGMFLAHYWWALLLGLIVIGIFFYWCINSSKKVKMWTERLLFSLPVVKDVLLRSQMARLNRLFYLLFKSATPILEAIDLVKNSMSFLIIKESLDRIKAKVERGLPFSSSLAQESVFPTLESQLISVGEQTGSLEKMFLRLAQYYQEKTDSYVKKVVSLVEPIIIVVLAVGVAIMVWSVFGPIYGLVQLPIS, via the coding sequence ATGAAAAATTTTTTTTACAGCGCTCAGGATAAAAAAGGAACAATTCAAACTGGTGTTATTGAAGCCCAAGATGCGCTTTCAGCCAAAAAGCATTTAGAACAACAAAGTCTTTTGGTTTTGTGGATAAAAGAGAAACAGGAGGGAAGTTTTACTTTTTTTAAAAAGGTGAGTGTTGGAGCAAAAGCTGTTTTTATGCGTCAGTTAGCTACCATGCTTAAGGCTGGTTTTCCTATTGATAAAGCTTTAGCAATTATTGAAACAGAGACACAAAACAAGTATTTTCAAGAAATAGTCGGAAATGTTGGCGAACAGGTAAGGGCTGGCAATAGTTTGAGTAAAGCTATGGAAAGCTATAGTGATGTTTTTGAACCAGTAATTATTGCGGTGGTGCGTTCAGGAGAGGCTTCAGGAAATCTGCCCGAGGTTTTTGAGACTTTAGCTAAAATCCTAGAGGATGAAGCACATTTTTCCAGCTCACTTTGGTCAGCTCTTCTTTACCCTATATTTGTAGTAGCAGCAATGTTAGTTGTTGGTTTTTTAGTGATTACTGATTTTGTGCCTAGAATTAAAGTACTCTTTGAAGAAGCTAATGTTGATCTTCCTTGGCAAACAAAATTGGTAGTTGGAGTAGGTATGTTTTTAGCCCATTATTGGTGGGCATTGCTTTTAGGTTTAATTGTTATTGGCATCTTTTTTTACTGGTGTATTAATTCCAGTAAAAAAGTAAAGATGTGGACAGAAAGACTGCTTTTTTCTTTGCCTGTAGTTAAAGACGTGCTGCTGCGGAGCCAAATGGCTAGACTTAATCGTCTTTTCTATCTTCTTTTTAAATCTGCCACCCCTATTTTAGAGGCGATTGACTTAGTTAAAAACTCAATGTCTTTTTTAATTATTAAAGAGTCTTTAGATAGAATTAAGGCTAAAGTAGAAAGAGGCTTGCCTTTTAGTTCTTCTTTGGCACAGGAAAGCGTTTTTCCTACTTTAGAATCCCAGCTTATTAGTGTTGGGGAACAAACAGGGAGTTTAGAAAAGATGTTTCTGCGTTTGGCCCAGTATTATCAGGAAAAAACAGATTCTTATGTCAAAAAAGTCGTGTCTTTGGTGGAACCAATTATAATTGTAGTTTTGGCTGTAGGGGTGGCAATAATGGTTTGGTCAGTATTTGGGCCTATTTATGGCTTAGTTCAATTGCCAATAAGTTAA
- a CDS encoding prepilin-type N-terminal cleavage/methylation domain-containing protein, whose amino-acid sequence MALSLKRFKNFKNAGFTLMEVLVSLGILGGIVLIVVYMNINNLNEILRHNAESYINLLAEEQFSALVAYRNQIAFDKDKTTNWESSILPLRDASCFYLSLDDNTWKINTLLGAHSWQEVNKIVNDSGSVRLNYRLCLEPVYKDRDSTQKEEGLVKVKFEVKWQDRFGREKIKKFYTLLGNYL is encoded by the coding sequence ATGGCTTTGAGCTTAAAGAGGTTTAAAAATTTTAAAAATGCAGGTTTTACTTTGATGGAGGTTTTGGTTTCTTTAGGAATTTTAGGAGGAATAGTTTTAATTGTGGTTTATATGAATATTAACAATTTAAATGAGATTTTAAGGCATAACGCTGAAAGCTATATTAATTTATTAGCTGAAGAGCAGTTTTCAGCTTTAGTTGCTTATAGGAACCAAATAGCTTTTGACAAAGACAAAACAACTAATTGGGAAAGCAGTATCTTGCCTTTGAGAGATGCTTCTTGTTTTTATCTTTCTTTGGACGACAATACTTGGAAGATAAATACTCTTTTGGGCGCTCATTCTTGGCAGGAGGTGAATAAAATAGTTAACGATAGTGGTTCAGTGCGTCTTAATTATCGCCTTTGCTTAGAGCCTGTTTATAAAGATAGAGATTCTACCCAAAAAGAAGAGGGTTTGGTTAAGGTAAAATTTGAGGTTAAATGGCAAGATAGGTTTGGCAGAGAAAAAATAAAGAAATTCTACACCCTACTTGGCAATTATCTTTAA
- a CDS encoding type II secretion system protein, with the protein MIKTALKQSRGFTLIELLAVIAILGILAGLVLVATSRVRSQARDTQRKAIVRSISEAQESYYNDNGKYATSWADLSPYLSSDPATGKIGPCNVRGTDIGAYAWRQGSSYHNASITDYTVQTYYESKRGKRFICSTGGSCQEM; encoded by the coding sequence ATGATTAAAACCGCCCTTAAACAAAGCAGAGGCTTTACCCTTATTGAGCTTTTGGCAGTAATCGCTATTTTGGGAATTTTGGCTGGTTTGGTATTAGTGGCCACCTCAAGAGTAAGGTCGCAAGCAAGAGATACGCAAAGAAAAGCAATTGTGAGATCTATTTCAGAAGCGCAAGAGTCTTATTACAATGATAACGGCAAATATGCTACTTCTTGGGCAGATCTTTCCCCCTATTTAAGTAGTGATCCAGCTACAGGAAAAATAGGGCCGTGTAATGTCAGGGGTACTGACATAGGGGCTTATGCGTGGCGGCAGGGGAGTTCTTATCATAATGCTTCTATTACTGATTATACTGTGCAGACATATTACGAAAGCAAAAGAGGCAAACGTTTTATTTGTTCTACAGGAGGGAGTTGCCAAGAAATGTAG
- a CDS encoding prepilin peptidase: MYWNLLSAFVGGIIWGSFLEVIVSRLQFVSHKGLRLNLRGYSFCSHCRHRLYAQDLIPLISFLLLRGKCRYCQQPIGWRVLLIELFSGLVFVLSFWQFGFSKAFIFACFFTSFLLVVAFYDLRKMVIPDGFILIIFGLWLVKYIFKIPPLANISIWQSLLGGVLVFILFWSLYLFSQGKWFGLGDAKLGGVLGLFWGWRLSLIFIWLAFVFGGIVAVFLLLLKVKERQSLVPFAPFLIFSFFVLYFFPQARGFLLNFL; the protein is encoded by the coding sequence TTGTATTGGAATTTATTAAGTGCTTTTGTTGGTGGGATAATTTGGGGGAGCTTTTTAGAGGTAATAGTCAGCAGATTGCAGTTTGTTTCTCATAAAGGTTTGCGTCTTAATTTGAGAGGTTATTCTTTTTGTTCTCATTGCCGCCACCGTCTTTATGCTCAAGATTTAATACCTTTAATTAGTTTTTTGCTTTTAAGAGGGAAGTGCCGATATTGCCAGCAACCTATAGGCTGGAGAGTATTATTGATCGAATTGTTTAGTGGTTTAGTTTTTGTTTTATCTTTTTGGCAGTTTGGCTTTAGCAAAGCATTTATTTTTGCCTGTTTTTTTACTTCTTTTCTTTTAGTTGTTGCTTTTTATGATCTTAGAAAAATGGTTATTCCTGATGGATTTATTCTAATTATTTTTGGCTTGTGGCTAGTAAAATATATTTTTAAAATTCCGCCCTTAGCTAATATCTCAATATGGCAAAGTTTGTTGGGAGGGGTTTTAGTTTTTATTCTTTTTTGGTCGCTTTATTTATTTTCTCAAGGCAAATGGTTTGGTCTTGGTGATGCTAAATTAGGAGGGGTTTTGGGTCTTTTTTGGGGATGGAGGTTGAGTTTGATTTTTATTTGGTTAGCTTTTGTTTTTGGGGGGATAGTGGCTGTTTTTTTGCTTTTGTTAAAGGTTAAGGAACGTCAAAGCTTGGTTCCTTTTGCTCCGTTTTTAATTTTTTCTTTTTTTGTTCTTTATTTCTTTCCCCAAGCGAGGGGTTTTTTGCTTAATTTTTTGTGA
- a CDS encoding ribonuclease HI family protein, with protein MKENFFVYCDGASRGNPGPSASAYLVLSPKRKLIAKGGKFWGKGTNNEAEYRAVILALKHLKKLKVKKAIFFLDSLLVAKQLGGNFKVKNERMQKFFIAIKRLIWETRMEVEFVYIPRKKNSRADKLVNQILDKIQTKKEQ; from the coding sequence ATGAAAGAAAATTTTTTTGTTTATTGCGATGGTGCTTCTAGGGGCAACCCCGGTCCCTCAGCTTCAGCTTATCTTGTTCTATCTCCTAAGCGTAAATTGATAGCAAAAGGAGGCAAGTTTTGGGGCAAGGGGACAAATAATGAGGCTGAATATCGGGCAGTGATTTTGGCTTTAAAGCATCTCAAAAAACTTAAGGTTAAAAAAGCAATTTTTTTTCTTGATTCCTTGTTGGTAGCCAAACAGCTAGGCGGAAATTTTAAAGTTAAAAATGAACGGATGCAGAAGTTTTTTATTGCAATTAAGCGTTTGATTTGGGAAACTAGAATGGAAGTTGAGTTTGTTTATATCCCCCGCAAAAAGAATAGTCGTGCTGATAAATTAGTTAACCAAATTTTAGATAAAATCCAAACTAAAAAAGAACAATGA
- a CDS encoding type II secretion system protein, which produces MAFAKNRGFSLVEIILVLGVIAILSGGVLYNFSSMSQKELLDSVIIRTKKALIFAQESLRQGRCQDVFITFDFENQEFATECKTGPGVSLRTCLAFINYQENDIVIEGKDKNGGRDLEKIEIEILNQGLGGLNLEKINAIPTLKKENGDFLVEICFKRQKEKKCMVVDKKKIIYGFELKEV; this is translated from the coding sequence ATGGCTTTTGCTAAGAATAGGGGTTTTAGCTTGGTGGAAATAATTTTAGTTTTAGGTGTTATTGCTATTCTTAGCGGAGGAGTTTTGTATAATTTTTCCTCTATGTCTCAAAAAGAGCTGCTGGATTCAGTAATAATTAGAACTAAGAAAGCTCTTATTTTTGCCCAAGAATCATTGCGTCAAGGAAGATGTCAAGATGTATTTATTACTTTTGATTTTGAAAACCAGGAATTTGCAACAGAGTGTAAAACAGGACCTGGTGTTTCTTTGAGAACATGTTTGGCATTTATTAACTACCAAGAGAATGATATTGTTATTGAGGGGAAAGATAAGAACGGCGGTCGTGATTTAGAGAAAATAGAAATTGAAATACTTAATCAGGGTTTAGGTGGTTTAAATCTTGAAAAAATCAATGCTATTCCTACATTAAAAAAAGAAAATGGTGATTTTTTAGTCGAGATTTGTTTTAAGCGCCAAAAAGAGAAAAAGTGTATGGTTGTTGATAAAAAGAAGATAATTTATGGCTTTGAGCTTAAAGAGGTTTAA
- a CDS encoding type II secretion system protein produces MAKNQKGFTLIELLLASFIFTSLLVVVYGILTGALRSRKELEMTVVLGQNAKNITETIRSAVREANGDLLDGSDFWPTLLDKKANLFFASKDFLDPGNTQHNNAVLRKIRGVLNHSARGRYLYIKDERSGKIYVFWLDDSGETGKIKVKNWVEEEEGGRTIWREEGVGWSELGNFDKNKRHFFQITAKPSQKKVAKSIFDPQTEIRPFDLWVKMEVTLVEQWGKKTYWRELKQVFVPLVKANPYL; encoded by the coding sequence ATGGCAAAGAACCAAAAAGGTTTTACTTTAATTGAGCTTTTGTTGGCTAGTTTTATTTTTACTTCTCTTTTAGTTGTGGTGTACGGCATATTGACAGGAGCACTAAGAAGCAGGAAAGAATTGGAAATGACAGTAGTTTTGGGGCAAAACGCTAAAAATATTACAGAAACAATCAGGTCAGCAGTAAGGGAAGCTAATGGAGATTTGCTGGACGGTTCTGACTTTTGGCCAACTCTTTTGGATAAAAAAGCTAATCTTTTCTTTGCTTCTAAAGACTTTTTGGATCCAGGCAATACTCAACACAACAATGCAGTTTTGAGAAAAATTAGAGGGGTTTTAAACCATTCTGCGCGTGGCCGTTATTTGTATATTAAAGATGAACGATCGGGTAAAATATATGTTTTTTGGTTAGATGATAGCGGGGAAACAGGCAAAATAAAGGTTAAAAACTGGGTTGAAGAAGAGGAGGGCGGCAGAACTATTTGGCGCGAAGAGGGTGTAGGGTGGTCTGAATTAGGTAATTTTGACAAGAACAAAAGACATTTTTTCCAAATAACAGCTAAGCCGTCCCAAAAGAAGGTAGCTAAAAGTATTTTTGATCCCCAAACAGAGATAAGACCTTTTGATTTATGGGTTAAAATGGAGGTTACTTTAGTAGAGCAATGGGGCAAGAAAACCTATTGGCGAGAGCTTAAGCAAGTTTTTGTGCCTTTAGTTAAAGCTAATCCTTATTTATGA